In the genome of Drosophila pseudoobscura strain MV-25-SWS-2005 chromosome 3, UCI_Dpse_MV25, whole genome shotgun sequence, one region contains:
- the MESK2 gene encoding protein NDRG3 isoform X4, whose translation MPSAPTHTAEEAHLLGTMPVDPMDDIELRSVQLHFPNARGSILEACDQRRVPTDKGDIHVAIQGDTSKPAIVTYHDLGLNYATSFAGFFNFPVMRGLLENFCVYHVTAPGQEEGAPALPEDYVYPTMDELAAQLLFVLSHFGLKSVIGFGVGAGANILARFAHGHPDKVGALCLINCVSTQSGWIEWGYQSFNARFLRTKGMTQGVIDYLMWHHFGRNPEERNHDLVQMYKQHFERAVNPTNLAMLINAYIHRNDLHLARTPPGTPGTETAATTLKMPVINITGSLSPHVDDTVTFNGRLDPTNSSWMKISDCALVLEEQPAKLAEAFRLFLQGEGYATPLSTPASSPCGTKYHTYSSIFFANFREQQQQAREERDREREHDRQRQLNLRIGNRLRETAINCTNNGSGAEAGDNNNADASEEEEDQENGNGNGNRAYVTTDTSGTLYYGTQSNKIRITENPLPEPVSS comes from the exons ACACACACTGCCGAGGAGGCACACCTGCTGGG CACCATGCCCGTTGACCCCATGGACGACATCGAACTGCGCTCCGTGCAGCTGCACTTCCCGAACGCACGAGGCTCCATCCTGGAGGCCTGCGACCAGCGCCGTGTGCCCACAGACAAGGGCGACATACACGTGGCCATACAGGGCGATACCTCCAAGCCGGCCATCGTCACCTATCATGATCTGGGCCTAAACT ATGCCACCAGCTTCGCTGGCTTCTTCAACTTCCCAGTGATGCGGGGCCTGCTGGAGAACTTCTGTGTGTACCACGTGACGGCACCCGGTCAGGAGGAGGGTGCCCCAGCATTGCCAGAGGA CTACGTGTATCCAACCATGGATGAGCTGGCCGCCCAGCTGCTGTTCGTGCTGTCGCACTTTGGATTGAAGTCCGTGATTGGATTCGGAGTGGGAGCTGGAGCCAACATCCTGGCCAGATTCGCCCACGGCCACCCGGACAAGGTGGGGGCACTGTGCTTGATCAACTGCGTGTCCACGCAGTCGGGGTGGATCGAGTGGGGCTACCAGAGCTTCAACGCCCGCTTCTTGCGCACCAAGGGCATGACTCAGGGCGTCATTGACTATCTGATGTGGCACCACTTTGGACGCAATCCGGAGGAGCGTAACCACGACCTGGTGCAGATGTATAAGCAGCACTTTGAGCGTGCCGTCAACCCGACTAACCTGGCCATGCTCATCAACGCATACATCCATCGCAACGACCTGCACCTGGCGCGCACTCCGCCAGGCACCCCGGGCACGGAGACGGCGGCCACCACGCTGAAGATGCCTGTTATCAACATCACGGGTTCGCTCTCGCCGCACGTGGACGACACGGTCACCTTCAATGGTCGCCTGGACCCCACAAACTCGTCCTGGATGAAG ATTTCCGATTGCGCTCTGGTGCTCGAGGAGCAGCCGGCCAAGCTGGCCGAGGCCTTTCGGCTGTTCTTGCAGGGCGAGGGCTATG CAACGCCTCTTTCGACGCCGGCGAGCTCCCCGTGCGGCACCAAGTACCACACTTACTCCTCGATATTCTTCGCCAACTtccgggagcagcagcaacaagcgaGGGAGGAGCGCGACCGGGAACGGGAGCATGATCGCCAGAGGCAGCTAAATCTCCGGATTGGCAATCGGCTACGggagacggccatcaactgtACCAACAACGGATCTGGAGCCGAAGCCGGGGACAATAACAACGCCGACGCCAGCGAGGAGGAAGAAGACCAGGagaacggaaacggaaatggcaaCCGTGCCTACGTCACCACAGACACATCCGGCACACTCTACTACGGCACACAGAGCAACAAGATACGCATCACCGAGAACCCACTGCCCGAGCCGGTCAGCTCCTAG
- the MESK2 gene encoding protein NDRG3 isoform X6: MPVDPMDDIELRSVQLHFPNARGSILEACDQRRVPTDKGDIHVAIQGDTSKPAIVTYHDLGLNYATSFAGFFNFPVMRGLLENFCVYHVTAPGQEEGAPALPEDYVYPTMDELAAQLLFVLSHFGLKSVIGFGVGAGANILARFAHGHPDKVGALCLINCVSTQSGWIEWGYQSFNARFLRTKGMTQGVIDYLMWHHFGRNPEERNHDLVQMYKQHFERAVNPTNLAMLINAYIHRNDLHLARTPPGTPGTETAATTLKMPVINITGSLSPHVDDTVTFNGRLDPTNSSWMKISDCALVLEEQPAKLAEAFRLFLQGEGYATPLSTPASSPCGTKYHTYSSIFFANFREQQQQAREERDREREHDRQRQLNLRIGNRLRETAINCTNNGSGAEAGDNNNADASEEEEDQENGNGNGNRAYVTTDTSGTLYYGTQSNKIRITENPLPEPVSS, translated from the exons ATGCCCGTTGACCCCATGGACGACATCGAACTGCGCTCCGTGCAGCTGCACTTCCCGAACGCACGAGGCTCCATCCTGGAGGCCTGCGACCAGCGCCGTGTGCCCACAGACAAGGGCGACATACACGTGGCCATACAGGGCGATACCTCCAAGCCGGCCATCGTCACCTATCATGATCTGGGCCTAAACT ATGCCACCAGCTTCGCTGGCTTCTTCAACTTCCCAGTGATGCGGGGCCTGCTGGAGAACTTCTGTGTGTACCACGTGACGGCACCCGGTCAGGAGGAGGGTGCCCCAGCATTGCCAGAGGA CTACGTGTATCCAACCATGGATGAGCTGGCCGCCCAGCTGCTGTTCGTGCTGTCGCACTTTGGATTGAAGTCCGTGATTGGATTCGGAGTGGGAGCTGGAGCCAACATCCTGGCCAGATTCGCCCACGGCCACCCGGACAAGGTGGGGGCACTGTGCTTGATCAACTGCGTGTCCACGCAGTCGGGGTGGATCGAGTGGGGCTACCAGAGCTTCAACGCCCGCTTCTTGCGCACCAAGGGCATGACTCAGGGCGTCATTGACTATCTGATGTGGCACCACTTTGGACGCAATCCGGAGGAGCGTAACCACGACCTGGTGCAGATGTATAAGCAGCACTTTGAGCGTGCCGTCAACCCGACTAACCTGGCCATGCTCATCAACGCATACATCCATCGCAACGACCTGCACCTGGCGCGCACTCCGCCAGGCACCCCGGGCACGGAGACGGCGGCCACCACGCTGAAGATGCCTGTTATCAACATCACGGGTTCGCTCTCGCCGCACGTGGACGACACGGTCACCTTCAATGGTCGCCTGGACCCCACAAACTCGTCCTGGATGAAG ATTTCCGATTGCGCTCTGGTGCTCGAGGAGCAGCCGGCCAAGCTGGCCGAGGCCTTTCGGCTGTTCTTGCAGGGCGAGGGCTATG CAACGCCTCTTTCGACGCCGGCGAGCTCCCCGTGCGGCACCAAGTACCACACTTACTCCTCGATATTCTTCGCCAACTtccgggagcagcagcaacaagcgaGGGAGGAGCGCGACCGGGAACGGGAGCATGATCGCCAGAGGCAGCTAAATCTCCGGATTGGCAATCGGCTACGggagacggccatcaactgtACCAACAACGGATCTGGAGCCGAAGCCGGGGACAATAACAACGCCGACGCCAGCGAGGAGGAAGAAGACCAGGagaacggaaacggaaatggcaaCCGTGCCTACGTCACCACAGACACATCCGGCACACTCTACTACGGCACACAGAGCAACAAGATACGCATCACCGAGAACCCACTGCCCGAGCCGGTCAGCTCCTAG